Part of the Gramella sp. Hel_I_59 genome, ATTCCTTTCGATGAGAACGGGATTCCGCAGGAACCGGAGGATTTCCTTACTGGTTTTATTGCCAGCGACGATTCAAGCCAGGTTTATGGTAGACCTGTTGGTGTAACAACGCTTCCTGATGGATCACTGCTTGTTAATGATGACGACGGAAATACAATTTGGAGAGTCTCCGCAGAATAATTAGAAAATTTGAAGAAACTACATTTAGTCCTTGCTTTCTTGCTATTCAGTTCTGCTATAGTAAGTTCACAGAATTTTAGCGCGAAAGTAAAGGACTCCGAATCTGGAGAATTTCTGAATGATGTTACGGTGACTGCCGTGAGATCAGAAAAAATTCAGGTGACAGATACCAATGGAAATTTCAGTTTTGACGGAATCAGTTTTCCGTTGAAGCTGAAATTTTCATTTATAGGCTATAAGACATCTACTGAAATTTTTAGTGCTTCAGAAGAAGGAAAAATTATTGAACTACAGCGAGATATTGATGGTTTGTCTGAAGTTGTTTTGCGTAGTTCCAATATTCCGCAGAAATTACTGAAGGAATCAGCGGCGGTGAGTGTGCTTTCAGCAGAAGACCTTAAACGAGTAGATGATTTCAACCTGGTGCAAAATCTCAATTATGTACCCGGTGTTTTTGTTAGTCAGGGCGCGCTGAATACCAACAAGATCGATATTAGAGGAATTGGTGCGCGGGCTCAATACAGTACGAACCGCATTAAGGCTTATATTAATGGAATCCCTCTCACTACTGCGGAAGGTGAACTAACGCTGGATGATTTTGACAACTCATACCTTGACCGGATTGAGATCTACAAAGGTCCGGTTTCTTCCATATTTGGAGCAGGGTTAGGAGGTGCTATCAATCTTTATACTCAGCGAAACAGGCAGGATCAACGCTCTGTAGAGACGAGTTTTAGCTACGGAAGTTTTAATACCATGAAAACGGGTGTGAATGTGAACTATGTAGAAGATAGTCTTGATATTTCGGTCAATTATAATAAACTGGATAGCGATGGGTATCGTGATAACGGTGCTTATGATCGAAATTCATTCGTTGTAACAGCTGGTTTGCTAAATAAAAAAGGAAATCGCTGGGATCTTTTCTATAATTATACCAATCTAAAAGCTTTTATTCCAAGTTCTTTGAATCAGGATGATTTTCTAAACTCACCCACAAAAGCTGCCTTTACTTGGGGAAGTGCTGAAGGTTATGAATCTTATGATAAGAATATTCTTGGGCTAGCCTATACCCACAATTTTTCTGAAAACTGGAAAAATCAAACCACTGTTTTTCTGAATTCTCGTGATGGATACGAACCACGACCTTTTGATATTCTTGATGAAGACAGGAATTCTATAGGTCTGCGAACC contains:
- a CDS encoding TonB-dependent receptor, whose translation is MKKLHLVLAFLLFSSAIVSSQNFSAKVKDSESGEFLNDVTVTAVRSEKIQVTDTNGNFSFDGISFPLKLKFSFIGYKTSTEIFSASEEGKIIELQRDIDGLSEVVLRSSNIPQKLLKESAAVSVLSAEDLKRVDDFNLVQNLNYVPGVFVSQGALNTNKIDIRGIGARAQYSTNRIKAYINGIPLTTAEGELTLDDFDNSYLDRIEIYKGPVSSIFGAGLGGAINLYTQRNRQDQRSVETSFSYGSFNTMKTGVNVNYVEDSLDISVNYNKLDSDGYRDNGAYDRNSFVVTAGLLNKKGNRWDLFYNYTNLKAFIPSSLNQDDFLNSPTKAAFTWGSAEGYESYDKNILGLAYTHNFSENWKNQTTVFLNSRDGYEPRPFDILDEDRNSIGLRTNFNHETAIASMPAKFSFGAEGMLEFYEVQTYQNLYQDFENQGSVQGNNLSNNEQDRNYINLFGQVQLELTSKLTADFGVNFNTTSYDLQDNFNQDSEDQSENYSFDAVLSPRLGLSYEAFAGKHFYASASHGFSTPTVAQTLTPEGNINTDLQTETGWNYEIGFKGNWLENRLYTEVNAYSIQIRDLLVARRIDQDRYVGVNAGKSDHYGLEFTSVYQQPISNDLSLNFMMNANLTDYTFDKFVDLGENYSGNELPGVPEYMLTPTIGFDYKDFSANINYQMFGEIALDDSNSGYTEAYELLNFRMNYNTKLTSYLQAGASLGINNITDELYASSIVTNAVGFGGSAPRYYYPGMPRNYYAGLNLKLSL